One Turneriella parva DSM 21527 genomic region harbors:
- a CDS encoding enoyl-CoA hydratase/isomerase family protein, with product MLPGIFKFLRLEKKDHIGYIYLAKSENNELDADFLNEIILAHDLFEADDDVWGVIWTSDSPSCFCSGFDPRYMHSLDKAGKMMTFHKLFKTTHRVFAFSKPELVLLTGYALAAGSVIMMGADWRFLNEDKARISFPEVMLGISIPSAMIAMLRLHAGEQNLSRLVQMGDSIKPQEALKLGIVNEIMPLADLMPAGERFMKRLFQKPLGGFRAVKKNLRRDVLALFENDPSLGDFEELMGANFDEALLSIIEKRRPKFNNP from the coding sequence ATGCTACCCGGCATTTTCAAATTTCTGCGTCTTGAAAAGAAAGACCATATCGGCTACATATATCTGGCCAAAAGCGAAAACAACGAACTCGACGCAGATTTTCTGAACGAGATAATTCTCGCTCACGACTTGTTTGAAGCCGACGACGATGTCTGGGGGGTAATCTGGACTTCAGATTCGCCCAGCTGTTTTTGTAGCGGCTTCGACCCGCGCTACATGCATTCGCTTGACAAGGCCGGCAAAATGATGACCTTCCATAAACTCTTCAAGACGACGCACCGCGTATTTGCGTTCAGCAAGCCCGAACTTGTTCTGCTGACCGGATATGCGCTTGCGGCCGGTTCGGTTATTATGATGGGGGCTGACTGGCGATTCTTGAATGAAGACAAAGCACGTATTTCTTTTCCCGAGGTGATGCTGGGTATATCGATTCCATCTGCCATGATCGCCATGCTGCGCCTGCACGCCGGTGAACAAAATCTCAGCCGACTCGTGCAGATGGGTGATTCCATAAAACCACAAGAAGCACTGAAGCTCGGCATCGTGAACGAAATCATGCCGTTGGCCGACCTGATGCCCGCGGGTGAGCGGTTTATGAAGCGCCTCTTTCAGAAGCCTCTGGGGGGATTCAGAGCTGTCAAAAAGAACCTGCGCCGTGATGTTCTGGCTCTTTTCGAAAACGACCCCAGTCTCGGTGATTTTGAAGAATTGATGGGGGCAAATTTCGACGAAGCGCTGCTCTCGATTATTGAAAAGCGGAGACCGAAATTCAATAATCCTTAA
- a CDS encoding NHL repeat-containing protein, translating to MRTRNLRFFTQAVLLGLLLCALSCANAGSTLIELAPDLPPSQAPLLSNAPGSGPSGGPVEYSFWIKDRRANAPAGLAAYSQKSAKKLASTAHFVLYGDQSAQQILNSSTAKLYLDFLEPQLSNLKQIYGDGVFPDLQKTGRIVILALDIQDDYAGGSSGFISGYFAPRDLFNDAYTSALFSDTSLINSVSLETLAEHAGRSNMLPMVYADVKPFLNGDAFSGDLLKSQNLFREMLLHECSHLFTYYFRHVYRNLPRLPTFLAEGLAENAPMLTAGLFASQRLRLADFSDPIVQYAFKTPVTLSQWIQGESEKPGYVRANLFMNYLRHRSLANAGQVTRQIVSNNGDMVSLNTLIGSSGIAGGMSTLYHDFVVSLYIASGGFNLQTYIEAGTTRDVNAGSPQTLKQSLSFASAGINKFGESGVAFLPALNQAPLPAAFAATTCLPPLSFQIYHYYTLAGETFKPTEIGADGGLKFVVAYHANSSLKNIELHKYSATDNISLTANVISGGVLRSFYHIIVINDQLTGSCKSPGNLPRNLNEGNIAAWVGGGKSGWQGGPGAANGNLVDYFMRTAGLATNIAHAGRSKTYFYTTDYLNHKVARYEMASGSFAGVLGDPLPPSENSNCARDSEPPDTFKLENRTYQNYCRRSFNAPRAVATTTNGDIIVADTDNHRLVLYSADGAFVAWLGDQASDRWQCETGRSHPYCSVGQNASPVSAHNLAAAPLKVNMFYYPAGLSIDESETTKYIYVSNYGNSRIVRRNLETGEFAGFIGNGYDAWNTSITLTTGATGSTRNFLHSPTGITHDETYIYIADTNNHRISRYLKNGVQADHTGSVHSVFIGGNTVGWHDGPTNQTNAESGFKFPSAVYLGEIEGLDNQVHRYLFVADTANHRISRILLRTHEKANPTNISWAAASRGWLGAGFLNWQSTANAYDYSGLTTSQLFPPEFIYSPQAVLFMPASASGLTRDYLLVTATYSARVSRWNFNCLWQQDEQTTFNKNCAGEP from the coding sequence ATGCGAACAAGAAACTTGAGATTTTTCACGCAGGCAGTACTGCTTGGGCTTTTGCTGTGCGCTCTGAGCTGCGCCAACGCCGGTTCTACCCTGATCGAGCTGGCCCCCGATTTGCCGCCTTCTCAGGCACCGCTGTTGTCAAACGCCCCTGGCTCAGGGCCAAGTGGCGGGCCAGTCGAATACAGTTTTTGGATAAAAGACCGTCGGGCAAATGCTCCGGCGGGTTTAGCTGCGTATTCGCAGAAGTCAGCGAAAAAACTGGCTTCCACCGCACATTTTGTTCTCTACGGTGATCAATCCGCCCAGCAAATCTTGAACTCTTCCACGGCGAAATTGTATCTTGATTTTCTTGAACCGCAACTGTCAAACCTGAAGCAGATTTATGGAGATGGTGTCTTTCCTGACCTACAAAAGACAGGCCGCATCGTCATTCTTGCTCTTGATATTCAAGATGATTACGCAGGTGGGTCATCTGGCTTCATCTCGGGGTATTTTGCGCCACGCGATCTTTTTAACGACGCGTACACCAGCGCACTTTTCAGCGACACCTCGCTGATCAACTCAGTTTCGCTCGAAACCCTCGCAGAACATGCGGGCCGATCAAATATGCTGCCGATGGTTTATGCCGACGTGAAGCCTTTTCTCAACGGTGATGCATTCTCTGGCGACTTGCTGAAGTCGCAGAATCTGTTTCGCGAAATGCTGTTACATGAATGTTCGCATCTTTTCACATATTATTTTCGGCATGTCTATCGTAACCTGCCGCGCCTGCCCACATTTCTTGCTGAAGGTTTGGCCGAAAATGCGCCGATGCTCACGGCAGGCCTTTTTGCGTCGCAAAGACTCAGGCTCGCCGACTTCTCAGACCCGATCGTTCAATATGCCTTCAAAACGCCAGTTACATTGAGCCAATGGATTCAGGGAGAAAGCGAAAAGCCCGGTTACGTGCGTGCGAACCTCTTCATGAACTACCTGCGGCATCGGTCGCTGGCAAACGCCGGTCAGGTGACCAGGCAGATCGTGAGCAATAACGGCGACATGGTTTCGCTCAATACTTTGATCGGTTCGTCTGGAATCGCCGGCGGCATGAGCACGCTCTACCATGATTTCGTAGTCTCGTTGTACATAGCTTCAGGGGGATTTAATCTTCAAACGTATATTGAAGCCGGCACAACACGCGATGTCAATGCCGGCAGTCCACAAACCCTGAAACAATCGTTGAGCTTTGCCTCGGCGGGCATAAATAAATTTGGCGAAAGCGGTGTGGCATTTTTACCAGCGCTGAATCAGGCCCCACTGCCTGCAGCCTTTGCCGCGACCACATGCTTACCGCCATTGTCGTTTCAGATCTATCATTATTACACACTGGCGGGTGAAACCTTTAAACCGACAGAAATTGGGGCCGATGGAGGACTCAAATTCGTTGTCGCTTACCATGCGAACAGCTCTCTGAAGAATATCGAGCTGCACAAGTATAGCGCAACAGACAATATTTCGCTCACAGCAAATGTCATCAGTGGTGGTGTCTTGCGTAGTTTTTACCACATTATCGTTATCAATGACCAGCTCACGGGAAGCTGCAAATCGCCGGGCAATCTGCCGCGCAATCTCAACGAAGGCAATATTGCCGCCTGGGTGGGCGGAGGTAAATCGGGCTGGCAAGGCGGCCCTGGGGCAGCCAATGGCAATTTAGTTGATTACTTCATGCGCACCGCTGGCTTGGCGACGAATATTGCGCATGCAGGCCGGTCGAAGACATATTTCTATACGACCGACTATTTGAATCATAAAGTCGCACGCTACGAGATGGCCTCTGGTAGTTTTGCCGGTGTACTGGGTGACCCGCTTCCCCCGTCGGAAAACTCGAACTGCGCAAGAGATTCTGAGCCCCCCGATACCTTTAAACTGGAGAACAGAACCTACCAGAATTATTGCCGCCGCTCGTTCAACGCGCCCAGGGCAGTTGCGACCACGACGAATGGTGACATTATTGTCGCCGACACCGATAACCACCGTCTCGTACTCTACAGCGCAGACGGAGCCTTTGTCGCCTGGTTGGGCGATCAAGCGAGTGATCGGTGGCAGTGCGAGACAGGCAGGTCGCACCCATATTGCTCTGTGGGACAAAATGCTTCACCCGTTTCTGCGCATAATCTCGCAGCGGCGCCACTGAAGGTGAACATGTTCTACTATCCAGCTGGCCTCAGCATTGACGAATCGGAAACAACAAAATATATCTACGTGAGTAATTACGGAAATTCGCGGATTGTAAGGCGTAATCTTGAGACGGGCGAGTTCGCCGGCTTCATCGGCAACGGTTACGATGCATGGAACACCTCAATTACCTTAACCACTGGCGCTACAGGCTCTACCCGCAATTTTCTGCATTCACCGACCGGCATCACGCATGACGAGACGTATATCTACATCGCCGATACCAATAACCACCGCATTTCCCGGTATTTAAAGAATGGCGTGCAAGCAGACCATACGGGCAGCGTACATTCCGTTTTCATCGGCGGCAACACGGTCGGCTGGCATGATGGCCCAACAAACCAAACCAATGCTGAATCGGGATTTAAGTTTCCCTCGGCGGTGTACCTCGGCGAAATCGAAGGCCTGGACAATCAGGTGCATCGCTACCTATTCGTTGCCGATACGGCGAACCACCGTATCTCGCGCATTCTCTTGCGAACTCACGAAAAAGCTAACCCGACAAATATTAGCTGGGCTGCCGCAAGCCGGGGTTGGCTGGGCGCGGGCTTTCTGAATTGGCAAAGCACCGCAAATGCCTATGACTATTCAGGATTAACCACCTCGCAGCTTTTTCCTCCCGAATTCATCTATAGCCCGCAGGCGGTGCTGTTCATGCCCGCATCTGCTTCGGGGCTTACACGGGACTACCTGCTCGTTACGGCCACGTACAGCGCGCGGGTCTCTCGCTGGAACTTCAACTGTCTGTGGCAGCAAGACGAGCAGACAACTTTCAACAAAAACTGCGCAGGTGAACCATGA
- a CDS encoding PP2C family protein-serine/threonine phosphatase, with product MITLKIPRIDAEHRLHVESSLVGEWYENVRFASVGLLGAWVGYCLLIVTDMGIERFEILMATQWTIAILTLIFLFYGYRFIGSDRNRLACGELAVALTLLSAGIGFYKQLPLMRDPGLQTIAFGICIGVLGAGAFAFAPSKRSFLICALCWAGPLQYYLVFESEKNSYKLMGVTQVIYVAVLYLIGRIDYIRRVQSILRELNLQQSNQTILKLKNQQDGDYYLTSLLLQPLLRNKSRKNAAITIELLHHQFKQFEFRRKQNELGGDVSSAHTLTLKGAECSVFINADAMGKSMQGAGGALVLGAVFESIVERTKVVSEYYNMYPERWLKSAFIELHKIFESLEGTMLVSAILGVIDHEAGMLYFINAEHPHAVLYRNAEATFIPTPHVFRKLGTPAAAQDIMISTFKLEAGDVIFLGSDGRDDIYIKMPDGTMSVNSDETLFLRHIERAKGEIGACFAEISAAGELKDDVSLMRIGFSGITQSSPESPALKKTLQLARAVNRFIHEGNISAAKDLLNEIADLQVRDNKMLRVLIRLAFKVRHYSLAVKWSEEFLKFCDDIGIIYLASVAHKRVENYSLSADLFERMRLRGVRDSKINSHLSEVYEKLGKRELTRKLQAGKEQ from the coding sequence ATGATTACACTGAAAATACCGCGAATTGACGCAGAGCACCGGCTGCATGTCGAATCAAGCCTTGTAGGCGAATGGTACGAAAACGTGCGTTTCGCGTCCGTTGGCTTACTGGGCGCATGGGTCGGATATTGTCTGCTCATCGTAACAGACATGGGCATTGAGCGTTTCGAAATTCTGATGGCTACGCAGTGGACAATAGCGATTCTCACGCTGATTTTTCTGTTCTACGGGTACAGGTTCATTGGCAGTGATCGAAATCGACTCGCCTGTGGTGAACTGGCCGTTGCGCTGACATTACTCTCTGCTGGTATTGGTTTTTACAAGCAACTACCGCTGATGCGAGATCCCGGTCTACAGACAATCGCGTTTGGCATCTGTATTGGTGTCTTAGGGGCCGGCGCCTTTGCCTTTGCGCCTTCGAAACGAAGCTTCTTAATCTGCGCACTCTGTTGGGCGGGGCCGCTACAATATTATCTGGTTTTTGAATCTGAAAAGAACAGCTATAAACTGATGGGAGTTACGCAGGTTATCTATGTAGCAGTGCTCTACTTGATTGGGCGAATCGACTATATTCGACGCGTCCAATCGATATTGCGAGAATTAAATCTACAACAGAGCAACCAAACAATTTTGAAGTTGAAAAATCAGCAAGACGGTGATTACTATCTCACTTCTTTGCTTCTACAGCCGTTGCTGCGCAATAAATCCCGAAAAAATGCAGCGATCACCATCGAACTTCTACATCATCAGTTTAAGCAATTCGAGTTTCGGCGAAAGCAGAACGAGCTTGGTGGTGACGTTTCCAGCGCTCATACTTTGACGCTCAAAGGTGCCGAATGCTCGGTCTTTATCAATGCCGATGCGATGGGCAAATCGATGCAGGGTGCTGGCGGAGCATTGGTTCTCGGGGCCGTCTTCGAATCCATCGTTGAAAGAACCAAGGTCGTGTCTGAGTATTACAATATGTATCCCGAACGCTGGCTCAAGAGCGCTTTTATTGAATTGCACAAAATTTTTGAAAGTCTTGAAGGCACTATGCTCGTATCGGCCATTCTGGGGGTCATAGACCATGAAGCCGGCATGCTTTATTTTATCAACGCTGAACATCCTCATGCAGTACTTTACCGAAATGCCGAAGCTACTTTTATTCCCACACCCCATGTCTTTCGCAAGCTCGGCACCCCCGCTGCAGCGCAGGATATAATGATATCCACTTTTAAGCTCGAAGCAGGTGATGTGATCTTTCTGGGCTCAGACGGAAGAGATGATATTTATATAAAGATGCCTGACGGAACAATGTCGGTAAACTCAGATGAAACCCTTTTTCTGCGCCACATTGAGCGCGCAAAGGGTGAGATCGGGGCCTGCTTTGCAGAAATTTCTGCAGCAGGTGAACTCAAAGACGATGTCTCTTTGATGCGAATCGGTTTTTCGGGGATTACACAAAGCTCGCCTGAATCACCGGCGCTGAAAAAGACGCTACAGCTTGCGAGAGCCGTGAATCGATTCATACATGAAGGAAACATCTCTGCCGCCAAAGACCTGTTAAACGAAATCGCAGATTTACAAGTTCGGGATAATAAAATGCTTCGGGTATTGATTCGCCTCGCTTTCAAGGTACGACATTATTCACTCGCGGTTAAGTGGTCAGAAGAATTCTTGAAGTTTTGCGATGATATAGGCATCATCTATCTGGCTTCAGTTGCGCACAAAAGAGTTGAAAACTATTCTCTTTCGGCTGACCTATTCGAACGTATGCGTTTGCGAGGGGTTAGAGACTCGAAAATTAACTCTCATCTGTCTGAGGTATATGAAAAACTCGGCAAGCGAGAACTCACAAGAAAACTCCAAGCAGGTAAAGAACAATGA
- a CDS encoding sulfite exporter TauE/SafE family protein, which yields MPVNTLLILLAIGLSAGALGGIFGIGGGLIMIPGMVLLLGLDPHTAVGTSLAVMLPPIGIAATINYYRAGSVNLKYGVIIALAFIVGSFFSSRLALALPEVTMRRIFAVFLVAMGVRLFFGKG from the coding sequence ATGCCTGTTAACACCCTCCTGATTCTGCTCGCGATCGGCCTCTCTGCCGGTGCGCTCGGTGGTATCTTTGGTATAGGCGGCGGATTAATCATGATACCCGGCATGGTGCTCTTGTTGGGTCTCGACCCACACACCGCCGTCGGCACGAGCCTCGCAGTCATGCTGCCACCCATCGGCATCGCAGCGACGATCAACTATTACCGTGCAGGCTCGGTAAATCTGAAGTATGGTGTCATCATCGCGCTGGCGTTTATCGTTGGCAGTTTTTTTTCGTCGAGGCTGGCGCTCGCTTTACCTGAGGTGACCATGCGGCGCATATTCGCGGTGTTCTTAGTCGCCATGGGCGTGCGTCTGTTTTTCGGTAAGGGTTGA
- a CDS encoding adenylate/guanylate cyclase domain-containing protein — MSVQGLPPQIGQGKILEIVRLIVPGIDPTPDAWEYFWYHLPVALPGLFSFAFCTFFAFSGFYVWLRDRHNFFMLNFTLMSLGMGALGLVLALRALVQNLELLLMLHRIVYPVALLLTGGAMGFNYHLMERRYTAIRVTTWFLWFTIALGTFGLITGRGFTGQWHHYWFGSYPVGSIYLTPWGISGVLGLFLVVIPSMIVFRRTGKNLFRDPIGIGVNLTCLTIGLNLPSLTGVPLFPGANFMFVPMALIAYGVFKKDFFSLNRLLFEKRLLYYLIAFLISVFLLGTGILLMLTLPPKANSAVYTNPFTFVPVLSGLIVFSLAIYLAGSNPQSKVHMMGALSMMLTGFFTILLTVESLRLPLLINLRLEQLIYLIFAFTPIVQYRFIYLLLDLETDWRSRLIDIVSLIAALLTLTPFFITDFYEYGGIVRTAGASFGLTLLSLVGAYSLALISWRWFNSRRRADRSIVIIVAALMLGAAFMLTNVPGTQGVFFPPLGALQFIPAGMIVFAILRFRAIVIRGEATRIANRFQILSLIGVSFLVFIYSRTLTDGLETIKIWNHLSVIGASLLLGFSMLLFVLVRPVAAAMDDSFHLLDEKKKQLEENEKNLREIADVSRSVYASVNLNGIIDLMFAYVQQRYGIEGLWLTFCDSATSRIYHVRHNAEEKLPQDALQFLESFSAPLAPDTGSLYHTWRRKRTTYMRRLTDREKMSELDRTLAQKLNLQGYVHVPLVLQNEVIAVLMGMNFGKKLHLPPKDLRSLELFAGQIAGALSTARLLKEISQEKKKSDELLLNILPRGVAEQLKERGEVTPQFYDAVTIIFTDFVGFTQSALSMVPAELIEQLNRIFYQFDAITRRYRLEKIKTIGDSYMAAGGLPEKNATHYLDVCLAALEIHKITEQIIVMSGDSSAPAWQLRMGIHTGPVMAGVVGQYKFVYDIFGDAVNVASRMESTGEAGRINISADTYQRVKYFFDCEHRGRIHIKNRGDIDMFFLNGLKPKYLNQYGAPNDTFRDIYEKIRHGARIEPRRR, encoded by the coding sequence ATGTCCGTTCAGGGTCTGCCGCCGCAAATCGGTCAGGGAAAAATTCTGGAAATCGTCAGGCTCATTGTTCCAGGGATAGATCCCACACCCGATGCATGGGAATACTTCTGGTATCACCTGCCCGTCGCCTTACCCGGCCTGTTCAGTTTTGCCTTCTGTACCTTTTTCGCCTTTTCAGGTTTTTATGTCTGGCTGCGCGACCGGCACAACTTCTTCATGCTGAACTTTACGCTCATGTCTCTGGGCATGGGCGCGCTGGGGCTCGTGCTCGCGCTGCGGGCGCTGGTGCAGAACCTTGAACTGCTGCTAATGCTACACCGCATAGTCTATCCCGTTGCGCTGCTGCTGACCGGCGGTGCGATGGGGTTTAACTACCACCTGATGGAGCGGCGGTATACGGCAATTCGCGTGACCACGTGGTTTCTGTGGTTCACGATTGCGCTGGGAACCTTCGGGCTGATCACCGGACGCGGCTTCACCGGGCAGTGGCACCATTACTGGTTTGGCAGCTACCCGGTGGGGTCGATCTATCTGACTCCATGGGGCATTAGCGGAGTGCTGGGGCTTTTTCTCGTGGTGATACCCTCGATGATTGTCTTTCGGCGCACTGGCAAAAACCTGTTTCGCGACCCAATCGGCATCGGCGTCAATCTCACTTGTCTCACGATTGGTCTGAACTTGCCGAGCCTCACCGGCGTGCCGCTGTTTCCGGGGGCGAACTTCATGTTCGTGCCCATGGCGCTGATCGCGTACGGCGTCTTCAAGAAAGACTTCTTTAGCCTGAACCGCCTGCTCTTCGAGAAGCGGCTTCTATATTATCTTATCGCATTTCTGATCTCGGTATTCTTGCTCGGCACCGGCATTCTGCTGATGCTGACGTTGCCGCCAAAGGCAAATTCTGCCGTCTACACGAACCCTTTCACCTTTGTGCCGGTACTTTCTGGGCTCATCGTTTTCAGTCTGGCGATCTACCTGGCCGGCAGTAACCCACAGAGCAAGGTGCATATGATGGGTGCACTGTCGATGATGCTCACGGGCTTTTTTACGATCTTGCTGACTGTCGAGAGCCTGCGGCTGCCGTTACTCATAAACCTGCGGCTCGAGCAGCTCATCTATCTCATCTTTGCCTTCACGCCGATTGTGCAATACCGGTTTATCTACCTGCTGCTTGATCTCGAAACCGATTGGCGCAGCCGTCTGATCGATATAGTCTCGCTAATCGCTGCGCTGCTTACCCTGACTCCATTCTTTATCACAGATTTTTACGAATACGGTGGCATCGTTCGCACCGCAGGCGCGAGTTTCGGCCTAACTCTGCTGAGTCTCGTGGGTGCATATTCGCTCGCTCTGATATCGTGGCGCTGGTTCAATTCGCGGCGCCGGGCCGACCGTAGCATCGTGATTATTGTGGCCGCGCTGATGCTCGGGGCAGCGTTCATGTTGACGAATGTTCCGGGAACGCAGGGAGTGTTTTTCCCCCCCTTGGGAGCATTACAATTCATACCGGCAGGCATGATAGTCTTCGCGATTCTGCGTTTTCGCGCCATCGTGATACGCGGCGAAGCGACGCGAATCGCCAACCGTTTTCAGATTTTGAGCCTTATCGGCGTCAGTTTTCTTGTATTTATCTATTCCAGAACCCTGACCGACGGCCTCGAGACTATTAAAATCTGGAACCACCTTTCGGTGATCGGCGCGTCCCTTTTACTTGGCTTCAGCATGCTGCTATTCGTTCTCGTGCGCCCTGTGGCCGCAGCGATGGACGACAGCTTTCATCTGCTTGATGAGAAGAAGAAACAACTCGAAGAAAACGAAAAGAACCTGCGGGAAATCGCCGATGTCTCGCGATCGGTTTATGCATCGGTGAATCTGAATGGCATCATCGACCTGATGTTTGCCTATGTACAGCAACGCTATGGCATCGAAGGACTGTGGCTGACCTTTTGCGATAGTGCGACCAGCCGCATCTACCATGTACGCCACAACGCCGAAGAGAAACTGCCGCAAGATGCCCTTCAATTTCTGGAATCATTCAGCGCCCCACTGGCACCTGATACAGGTTCGCTCTACCACACCTGGCGGCGTAAACGCACCACATACATGCGAAGGCTTACCGATCGCGAAAAGATGTCAGAACTCGATCGTACACTGGCACAGAAGTTGAATCTGCAGGGTTATGTTCACGTACCATTGGTGCTGCAGAACGAGGTGATCGCCGTGCTCATGGGCATGAACTTCGGCAAAAAACTGCATCTGCCCCCGAAAGATTTGCGCTCGCTTGAACTGTTCGCCGGCCAGATCGCGGGTGCCCTGTCGACAGCCCGCCTGCTCAAAGAAATAAGTCAGGAGAAGAAAAAATCCGACGAATTGTTGCTCAATATTTTGCCGCGCGGCGTCGCCGAGCAGCTCAAAGAACGCGGTGAAGTGACGCCACAGTTTTACGACGCGGTCACCATCATCTTTACCGATTTTGTCGGCTTTACGCAATCCGCGTTGTCGATGGTGCCGGCTGAACTGATCGAGCAGCTCAACCGCATTTTTTACCAGTTCGATGCAATCACGCGACGGTACCGGCTCGAAAAAATCAAGACCATCGGCGATTCATACATGGCAGCGGGTGGCCTGCCCGAAAAAAACGCAACGCACTACCTCGATGTTTGTCTGGCAGCCCTGGAAATTCACAAGATCACCGAACAGATCATCGTCATGTCGGGTGACAGCAGCGCGCCCGCATGGCAGCTGCGTATGGGTATACATACCGGGCCGGTTATGGCTGGCGTCGTCGGCCAGTACAAGTTCGTTTACGACATTTTCGGCGACGCAGTCAATGTCGCCAGCCGCATGGAATCGACAGGCGAAGCTGGCCGCATCAATATTTCAGCCGACACCTATCAACGCGTGAAATATTTCTTTGACTGCGAGCACCGGGGCCGTATACACATCAAGAACCGGGGGGATATCGATATGTTCTTTTTGAATGGCCTGAAACCGAAGTATCTCAACCAATACGGAGCGCCGAACGATACCTTTCGCGACATTTACGAGAAGATTCGCCACGGCGCACGCATCGAACCGCGCCGCCGTTAA
- a CDS encoding type II toxin-antitoxin system RelE/ParE family toxin, with the protein MALEFLEPATFEVDEAFRFYEGQRSGLGLDFIFDLRACLERIVRYPNAWQPFELETRRCRLTKFPYAAVYAEEADLILIVAVMHLHREPGYWSDRIKNNR; encoded by the coding sequence GTGGCGTTAGAATTTCTTGAACCAGCGACTTTCGAGGTGGACGAAGCCTTTAGGTTTTATGAGGGGCAGCGTTCTGGACTTGGTTTGGACTTTATCTTCGACCTGAGGGCCTGCCTCGAGAGAATTGTCAGGTATCCGAATGCCTGGCAACCCTTTGAGCTTGAAACCAGACGTTGCCGACTGACGAAATTTCCGTACGCGGCGGTATACGCTGAAGAGGCCGATCTAATCCTGATCGTCGCCGTCATGCATTTGCACCGCGAGCCAGGTTATTGGTCTGATCGAATCAAGAATAATCGCTGA
- a CDS encoding addiction module protein, translating to MQTEQAIADVLRLAPSERAKVIEILQESLDVSDAAIDEAWRKEATNRLAAYRAGKVRSVPAEQVFARYT from the coding sequence ATGCAGACAGAGCAGGCAATTGCCGATGTATTACGCCTGGCGCCCAGTGAGAGGGCGAAAGTGATTGAGATTCTGCAAGAAAGTCTGGATGTCTCAGACGCTGCGATCGATGAAGCTTGGCGAAAAGAGGCAACCAACCGCTTGGCAGCCTACCGTGCAGGTAAGGTACGAAGCGTCCCAGCTGAACAGGTCTTTGCTCGTTATACGTAG